A genome region from Bifidobacterium coryneforme includes the following:
- the glmU gene encoding bifunctional UDP-N-acetylglucosamine diphosphorylase/glucosamine-1-phosphate N-acetyltransferase GlmU: MTAGIILAAGEGTRMRSSRPKVLHKLAGKTFLERVMASVTALDPGLTAVVVHFQAEKVAAAARSYDDRVRIVQQDDRPGTGRAVQCAMDQLDRSLDPDGYVLIAASDMPLLDTNTLRGLIDHHIQAGDGATVLTVSLDDPTGYGRIIRDQDGRVLRIVEQKDATGTELAVREVNTSVYVFNVDVLRQAIKGLKDSNAQGEFYLTDALETARQSGTVGAFTAPDPLSVEGVNDRVQLASLSKKHNIRVCHELMRSGVTILDPETTWIEDGVTIEPDATILPGCFLQGHTTIASNATVGPYTTLIDAVIDQDATVERSRVQETHIGARANIGPWTYMRPGNDLAEDTKAGAFVEMKKAKIDHGTKVPHLSYVGDTHIGHDSNIGGGSITANYDGVHKNRTEIGSGVHVGAGNLFVAPVQVGDEVTTGAGTVIRHDVPDDAMVYSTNDQHTVEDWKPEWER; this comes from the coding sequence CTGACGGCCGGTATCATCCTTGCAGCCGGTGAGGGGACCCGCATGCGGTCCTCCCGTCCCAAGGTCCTGCACAAGTTGGCAGGCAAGACCTTCCTTGAGCGGGTCATGGCATCGGTCACGGCCCTGGATCCGGGACTGACTGCTGTCGTGGTCCATTTCCAGGCCGAAAAGGTCGCCGCCGCAGCGCGTTCGTATGATGATCGGGTCCGTATCGTCCAGCAGGATGATCGCCCCGGTACGGGCCGCGCAGTCCAGTGCGCCATGGACCAGCTTGACCGGAGTCTCGACCCCGATGGATACGTGCTTATTGCCGCTTCCGACATGCCGCTTCTCGACACGAACACCCTTCGCGGGCTGATTGACCACCATATCCAGGCCGGAGACGGGGCGACGGTCCTGACCGTGAGTCTGGATGACCCGACCGGCTACGGTCGCATCATTCGGGACCAGGATGGGCGGGTGCTCCGCATCGTCGAGCAGAAGGATGCCACCGGTACCGAGCTTGCCGTCAGGGAGGTCAATACCTCCGTCTACGTCTTCAATGTCGATGTGCTCCGCCAGGCCATCAAGGGCCTCAAGGACAGCAATGCCCAGGGGGAGTTCTACCTGACCGATGCCTTGGAGACGGCCCGCCAGTCGGGCACGGTGGGTGCCTTCACGGCTCCTGACCCACTCAGTGTCGAAGGCGTCAATGACAGGGTCCAGCTGGCCTCCCTGTCCAAAAAACACAACATACGGGTATGCCACGAGCTGATGCGATCCGGGGTGACCATCCTGGATCCGGAGACCACCTGGATCGAGGACGGCGTAACCATCGAGCCCGACGCCACGATTCTGCCGGGCTGCTTCCTTCAGGGGCATACCACCATCGCCTCGAATGCGACGGTTGGCCCTTATACGACCCTTATCGATGCCGTCATCGACCAGGACGCCACCGTGGAACGCTCAAGAGTGCAGGAGACCCACATCGGTGCCAGGGCCAATATCGGGCCGTGGACCTATATGAGACCAGGTAATGACCTGGCCGAGGACACCAAGGCCGGAGCCTTCGTCGAGATGAAGAAGGCCAAAATCGACCATGGGACCAAGGTTCCCCATCTTTCCTACGTGGGTGATACCCATATCGGTCATGACAGCAATATCGGCGGCGGGAGCATCACGGCCAACTATGACGGGGTGCACAAGAATCGGACCGAAATAGGGTCAGGTGTCCATGTCGGCGCAGGTAATCTCTTCGTGGCCCCCGTCCAGGTCGGCGACGAGGTGACGACCGGTGCGGGCACAGTGATTCGCCATGATGTTCCTGACGATGCCATGGTCTATTCCACCAACGACCAGCACACGGTCGAGGACTGGAAACCGGAGTGGGAGCGCTGA
- a CDS encoding HAD-IIA family hydrolase, with amino-acid sequence MAVKKIETWLTDMDGVLVHENTALPGAAEFIETLKEHDRQYLVLTNNPIYTPRDLSARLGRSGIDVPEDRIWTSALATADFVARTIPRGSAYVIGEAGLTTALHEAGFILSDINPDYVILGETRTYSFESITTAIRLILGGARFICTNPDATGPSENGILPAAGSVAALVTKATNREPYFVGKPNPIMFRTALNRVGGHSETTAMIGDRMDTDVVAGVEAGLNTFLVLTGITKREEVETFPFRPDKVVDSIKNLIDVAESGVVEF; translated from the coding sequence TTGGCAGTCAAGAAGATCGAAACCTGGCTCACCGATATGGACGGGGTGCTGGTGCATGAGAATACCGCCTTGCCCGGAGCTGCCGAATTCATCGAGACCCTGAAGGAACATGATCGACAGTATCTGGTCCTGACCAACAACCCGATCTACACCCCGCGTGACCTCTCTGCCAGACTGGGGCGTAGCGGCATCGATGTGCCCGAGGACCGGATATGGACATCGGCCCTGGCCACCGCGGACTTTGTCGCCCGGACCATTCCTCGCGGTTCCGCCTACGTGATTGGCGAGGCCGGTCTGACAACGGCCCTGCATGAGGCAGGATTCATCCTCTCCGATATCAATCCGGACTATGTCATCCTCGGCGAGACCAGGACCTACTCCTTCGAATCGATTACCACGGCCATACGGCTGATACTTGGGGGAGCCCGCTTCATCTGCACCAACCCCGATGCGACCGGGCCCAGCGAGAACGGTATTCTGCCTGCGGCCGGATCGGTGGCCGCCCTGGTGACCAAGGCAACCAACCGCGAGCCCTACTTCGTCGGCAAGCCCAATCCCATCATGTTCCGCACCGCCCTGAACCGCGTCGGTGGGCACTCGGAGACCACTGCCATGATTGGCGACAGGATGGATACCGATGTGGTGGCCGGCGTCGAGGCGGGTCTCAACACCTTCCTGGTCCTGACCGGCATCACCAAGCGTGAAGAGGTGGAGACCTTCCCCTTCAGGCCGGATAAGGTGGTTGATTCGATCAAGAACCTGATTGATGTCGCCGAGAGCGGGGTAGTGGAGTTTTGA
- the rsfS gene encoding ribosome silencing factor, whose translation MPALQDSIDAVRVAAQAANDIKAMDIVAFDVSQPIAITDIFMVATGGNERQVLAIAEEVEKQLHIQCGRDTRSREGVEEAQWILLDYGDFVIHIMHKQARKYYDLERLWKDCPQVDLQLEHQFTLDDDQSEEEDSDSLMAGFDDADMRSRFARQEEDEGKRS comes from the coding sequence GTGCCAGCATTGCAGGATTCCATAGACGCGGTACGGGTGGCCGCGCAAGCCGCCAACGATATCAAGGCCATGGACATCGTCGCCTTCGACGTCTCCCAGCCGATCGCCATTACCGACATCTTCATGGTGGCAACCGGCGGAAACGAGCGGCAGGTCCTGGCCATCGCCGAAGAGGTGGAGAAGCAGCTCCATATCCAGTGTGGACGCGACACCCGCTCTCGTGAGGGGGTCGAAGAGGCGCAGTGGATCCTGCTGGACTATGGGGACTTCGTCATCCACATCATGCACAAGCAGGCCCGGAAGTACTACGACCTTGAGCGCCTTTGGAAGGACTGCCCTCAGGTTGACCTCCAGCTGGAGCATCAATTCACCCTGGATGATGACCAATCCGAGGAGGAGGATTCCGACTCCCTGATGGCCGGATTCGACGATGCCGACATGCGCAGTCGCTTCGCCCGTCAGGAAGAGGATGAGGGGAAGCGGTCATGA
- a CDS encoding ribose-phosphate diphosphokinase, with product MVSAILEGRPGKNLILVTGRTHPKLAADVADQLGIDVLETTAYDFANGEMYVRYTESVRGADVFVLQSHADPINKSIMEQLIMIDALKRASARSITAVCPLLGYSRQDKKHLGREPISCRLMFDLLKAAGADRIMSVDLHASQSQGFFDGPVDHLIAMPVLVDYVRDRMDLSKVAVVSPDAGRIRVAEQWAQRLGGVPLAFIHKTRDVTQPNKAVAHRVVGEVKGLDCVLVDDLIDTGGTIAEACNVLRDAGANSITIVATHGVMSGPAVQRLRDCQAKEVVVTDTVPIPSEKRWDGLTVLSIAPLLSSAIRAVFEDGSVAKLFDTYPAHHGQGFLFA from the coding sequence ATGGTGAGCGCAATCCTCGAAGGCAGACCAGGCAAAAATCTCATACTGGTAACGGGTAGAACCCACCCGAAGCTTGCTGCGGATGTGGCCGATCAACTCGGCATCGATGTTCTTGAGACCACGGCCTACGACTTCGCCAACGGCGAGATGTACGTACGGTATACGGAATCGGTGCGAGGAGCGGATGTCTTCGTTCTCCAGAGCCATGCCGATCCCATCAACAAGTCAATCATGGAGCAGTTGATCATGATTGATGCCCTGAAGCGTGCTTCCGCACGCAGCATCACCGCCGTATGCCCCCTGTTGGGCTACTCGCGCCAGGACAAGAAGCACCTTGGTCGTGAACCCATCTCCTGCCGTCTCATGTTCGATCTCCTCAAGGCTGCGGGTGCTGACCGAATCATGTCGGTGGACCTGCATGCGTCCCAGTCCCAAGGTTTCTTCGACGGCCCGGTGGACCACCTGATTGCCATGCCTGTACTGGTGGATTACGTCCGCGACCGGATGGACCTCTCCAAGGTTGCCGTCGTTTCTCCCGATGCCGGCCGCATCCGTGTGGCAGAGCAGTGGGCCCAGCGACTGGGGGGCGTTCCCCTGGCCTTCATCCACAAGACCCGTGATGTGACCCAGCCCAACAAGGCCGTGGCACACCGTGTGGTCGGCGAGGTGAAGGGACTGGACTGCGTCCTGGTCGATGACCTGATCGATACGGGTGGCACCATTGCCGAGGCCTGCAACGTGCTTCGCGATGCCGGCGCCAACTCCATCACCATCGTGGCCACCCACGGCGTCATGTCCGGCCCTGCCGTGCAGAGGCTCCGCGATTGCCAGGCCAAGGAAGTGGTCGTGACCGATACGGTTCCGATTCCTTCCGAAAAGCGTTGGGACGGACTGACGGTGCTCTCCATCGCCCCGCTCCTGTCCTCGGCCATCAGGGCGGTCTTCGAGGACGGCTCGGTCGCCAAGCTCTTTGATACCTACCCTGCCCATCACGGTCAGGGATTCCTCTTCGCCTGA
- a CDS encoding glycerol dehydrogenase, translating into MRKVLCSPGSYIQQEGAMGQLADEYAAIGSKGAHIIVDPMIDKLYHHQIVSSFDAKGTPYQLMEFGGECSSEEVNRHREHIGSNDVVIGIGGGKTLDTAKAVAFYANLPVMIVPTAASSDAPCSRLSVLYRPDGVFDKYLPLPANPDVVLMDTDIITKAPVRFLVSGLGDAFATYYEAAACVRSNAVTMTGGHATNAAFTLAKLCHDTLLEDGVKAVAAAKAGVRTAALENIIEANTLLSGLGFESSGLAAAHAIHDGMTALEGTHKMLHGEKVAFGTLAQFVLEDRSLDETAEVYDFFRQVGLPTSLEEIGIGDATDEDLLRVGELACGPDETMGNMPFEVTPVDVANALRAADEVGKNL; encoded by the coding sequence ATGCGTAAGGTTCTCTGCTCTCCCGGAAGCTATATCCAGCAGGAAGGCGCCATGGGACAACTGGCCGACGAATATGCGGCCATCGGCTCCAAGGGCGCCCATATCATCGTCGATCCGATGATCGACAAGCTCTATCACCATCAGATCGTCTCATCGTTTGATGCGAAGGGGACGCCCTACCAGCTCATGGAGTTTGGGGGCGAGTGTTCCTCGGAAGAGGTCAACCGTCATCGCGAGCACATCGGATCCAATGATGTGGTCATCGGCATCGGTGGAGGCAAGACTCTGGATACGGCCAAGGCAGTGGCCTTCTATGCCAATCTGCCTGTCATGATCGTTCCCACGGCAGCATCCTCCGACGCACCTTGCTCGCGCCTGTCCGTTCTCTACCGTCCAGATGGTGTCTTTGACAAGTATCTTCCCCTGCCTGCCAATCCCGATGTTGTCCTGATGGACACGGACATCATCACCAAGGCTCCGGTGCGGTTCCTGGTGTCCGGCCTTGGTGACGCATTTGCCACCTACTATGAGGCGGCGGCCTGCGTTCGGTCGAACGCCGTGACCATGACCGGCGGCCACGCCACCAACGCAGCCTTCACCCTGGCCAAGCTCTGCCATGACACCCTCCTGGAAGATGGCGTCAAGGCTGTCGCTGCCGCCAAAGCGGGTGTGCGTACCGCCGCCCTGGAGAACATCATCGAGGCCAACACCCTGCTCAGCGGGTTGGGCTTCGAAAGCTCCGGTCTGGCTGCGGCACACGCCATCCATGATGGTATGACCGCTCTTGAAGGTACCCACAAGATGCTTCACGGCGAAAAGGTGGCCTTCGGAACCCTGGCCCAGTTCGTCCTGGAGGATCGCTCCTTGGACGAAACGGCAGAGGTCTACGATTTCTTCCGTCAGGTCGGCCTGCCGACCTCCCTGGAAGAGATCGGCATAGGAGATGCCACCGACGAGGACCTGCTCCGTGTCGGAGAGCTCGCTTGCGGCCCCGATGAGACCATGGGCAACATGCCCTTCGAGGTGACCCCTGTCGACGTGGCCAACGCCCTGCGTGCCGCCGACGAGGTGGGCAAGAACCTCTGA
- a CDS encoding histidine phosphatase family protein yields the protein MSGGAGSLPHVSSLTLVRHGQTDYNAKHRVQGQIDIPLNTVGRWQVERSAEELRREYVDTAPEGRKQLVIASDLGRAMDTARAFADPLGLEVHPDPRLRERGFGDWEGVSTEEAMERWPEDYASWMSGGGGELNHGAESKIEVGRRGLEAINEWTLSADADTDLFVFSHGSFISQSLQALLGMARTYPEYVGMVTMRNAHWARLVARDMLDGQLRWSMIDFNRGPAIAMRGDWDRPMGLVVQD from the coding sequence ATGAGCGGGGGAGCCGGTTCGCTTCCGCATGTGAGTTCCCTGACCCTGGTCAGGCATGGGCAGACCGATTACAATGCCAAGCACCGTGTTCAGGGGCAGATCGACATCCCCCTGAACACGGTCGGTCGTTGGCAGGTTGAGCGCTCTGCCGAGGAGCTGCGACGCGAATATGTCGATACCGCTCCCGAGGGACGGAAGCAACTGGTCATCGCATCCGACCTGGGCCGGGCCATGGATACGGCCCGGGCCTTTGCCGACCCCCTGGGGCTGGAGGTCCATCCCGATCCCCGTCTGCGCGAGCGCGGATTCGGCGATTGGGAAGGTGTCAGTACCGAAGAGGCCATGGAGCGTTGGCCTGAGGACTATGCCTCATGGATGAGCGGCGGAGGCGGTGAGCTCAACCACGGTGCCGAGTCCAAGATCGAGGTGGGTCGGCGCGGACTTGAAGCCATCAATGAATGGACCCTGTCGGCCGATGCCGATACCGACCTGTTCGTCTTCTCCCATGGGTCGTTCATCTCCCAGTCGCTCCAAGCCCTTCTGGGTATGGCCAGGACCTATCCTGAGTACGTGGGCATGGTTACGATGCGTAACGCGCATTGGGCCAGGCTGGTGGCCAGGGACATGCTGGACGGTCAGTTGCGTTGGTCCATGATCGATTTCAACAGGGGGCCGGCCATAGCCATGCGTGGCGACTGGGATCGTCCCATGGGTCTGGTGGTTCAGGACTGA
- the nadD gene encoding nicotinate-nucleotide adenylyltransferase yields the protein MSDLSKIDQPGPTDPTRLHTDVPEPGKRTRVGIMGGTFDPIHNGHLVAASEVAWVYDLDEVIFVPTGRPVFKLDKAVTNAEDRYLMTVIATASNPKFTVSRVDIDRPGVTYTVDTLRDIQRLRPDSDLFFITGADAVAEIMRWKDADTMWDLAHFVAVSRPGYSSSLPALNVPDHKVDMLEIPALSISSTDIRRRSVKDMPVWYLVPDGVVQYINKHGLYRHRGGETETD from the coding sequence ATGTCCGATTTGTCCAAGATTGACCAGCCAGGGCCGACGGACCCTACCCGGCTTCATACCGATGTTCCCGAGCCGGGTAAGAGGACCAGGGTTGGGATCATGGGCGGAACCTTCGATCCGATCCATAATGGGCACCTGGTCGCCGCCTCGGAGGTGGCATGGGTCTATGACCTGGACGAAGTCATCTTCGTGCCTACCGGGCGGCCTGTGTTCAAGCTCGACAAGGCCGTGACCAATGCCGAGGACCGATATCTGATGACGGTCATAGCCACGGCTTCCAATCCAAAATTCACGGTTTCCCGGGTCGATATCGACCGACCGGGTGTCACCTACACCGTTGACACCCTCCGCGATATCCAGCGGCTGAGGCCCGACAGCGATCTCTTCTTCATCACCGGGGCTGATGCGGTTGCCGAGATCATGCGCTGGAAGGATGCCGATACCATGTGGGATCTCGCCCACTTCGTGGCCGTATCCCGACCGGGGTACTCGTCCAGCCTGCCCGCCCTGAACGTGCCCGATCATAAGGTCGATATGTTGGAGATCCCCGCTCTGTCCATCTCCTCCACGGACATCCGTCGCCGATCGGTGAAGGACATGCCCGTCTGGTATCTGGTCCCCGATGGGGTTGTCCAGTACATCAACAAGCACGGGCTCTACAGACACAGAGGCGGCGAGACCGAAACGGATTGA